A part of Brassica rapa cultivar Chiifu-401-42 chromosome A05, CAAS_Brap_v3.01, whole genome shotgun sequence genomic DNA contains:
- the LOC103868692 gene encoding signal recognition particle 19 kDa protein has translation MTVLVKINRRSNVSEFFSFVALPQRYSDQQQSQSQKLEFGIQYLMDGGTLNIKKWVVMYPVYINSKKSVAEGRRISLSKACENPNCIEITDCCKHLKLPSAVEIDKAYPRDFMQVGRVRVQLKREDGTLLNPAITSRKQLMQKIADLVPRHPERVKKQESQKVKKQELQATTLTAGTSSKSGKGGKKKR, from the exons ATGACCGTATTAGTCAAAATCAATCGAAGGTCAAACGTCTCAGAATTTTTCTCCTTCGTGGCTCTGCCTCAACGATATTCTGATCAGCAGCAATCTCAGTCCCAAAAGCTTGAGTTCGGAATCCAATATCTG ATGGATGGTGGAACGCTCAACATCAAGAAATGGGTAGTGATGTATCCAGTCTACATTAACTCAAAGAAAAGTGTTGCTGAAGGAAGGAGAATCAGTTTGAGTAAAGCATGTGAGAACCCTAACTGCATTGAGATTACTGATTGTTGCAAGCATTTGAAGCTCCCTAGTGCTGTCGAG ATTGACAAAGCGTACCCCCGTGATTTCATGCAAGTAGGAAGAGTGAGAGTGCAGTTGAAAAGGGAGGATGGGACTTTACTCAATCCTGCTATTACTTCAA GGAAGCAACTGATGCAGAAAATTGCAGATTTGGTACCTAGGCATCCAGAGAGAGTGAAGAAGCAGGAATCTCAGAAAGTGAAGAAGCAGGAACTTCAAGCCACAACTTTAACCGCTGGAACTTCTTCAAAGTCCGGCAAAGGTGGCAAGAAGAAGAGATAA
- the LOC103868693 gene encoding 1-Cys peroxiredoxin PER1 translates to MPGITLGDTVPNLEVETTHKNFKLHDYFADSWTVLFSHPGDFTPVCTTELGAMGKYAHEFEQRGVKLLGLSCDDIQSHKDWIPDIEAFTPGSKVTYPIIADPNKEIIPQLNMVDPIENGPSRALHIVGPDCKIKLSFLYPSTTGRNMDEVLRALDSLLMAAKHKNKIATPVNWKPDEPVVISPAVSDEEAKKLFPQGFKTAELPSKKGYLRVADVS, encoded by the exons ATGCCAGGGATCACACTAGGAGACACGGTACCAAACCTAGAGGTGGAGACGACACACAAGAACTTCAAGCTCCATGACTACTTCGCCGATTCTTGGACCGTCCTCTTCTCTCACCCTG GGGATTTCACACCCGTATGCACAACCGAGCTTGGTGCGATGGGAAAATACGCTCATGAGTTCGAGCAGAGAGGTGTGAAGCTCCTTGGTTTGTCTTGTGACGACATACAGTCGCACAAAGATTGGATCCCCGACATTGAGGCATTTACT cCTGGAAGCAAAGTGACATACCCAATAATCGCTGATCCGAACAAAGAGATCATCCCTCAGCTTAACATGGTTGATCCTATTGAGAACGGTCCCTCTCGTGCCCTTCATATAGTTGGTCCTGATTGCAAG ataaagtTGAGTTTCCTGTATCCGTCCACCACGGGACGTAACATGGACGAAGTGCTGAGGGCTTTAGACTCGTTGTTGATGGCGGCCAAACATAAGAACAAGATTGCCACTCCGGTTAACTGGAAACCAGATGAACCGGTTGTTATCTCACCAGCTGTGTCAGACGAAGAGGCTAAGAAGTTGTTTCCTCAGGGTTTCAAGACTGCCGAACTTCCGTCCAAGAAAGGCTACCTACGTGTCGCCGATGTCTCTTGA